One stretch of Candidatus Saccharimonadales bacterium DNA includes these proteins:
- a CDS encoding barstar family protein, producing the protein MTTIEIDGNSFQDINGFYDEIHKKLCPDLEGFGRNLDALNDVLRGGFGVHEYGKPLELIWKNSQKSKTELGDTYSVIMDIIRSHDHISLSLE; encoded by the coding sequence ATGACGACCATAGAAATAGATGGTAATAGCTTCCAAGATATTAATGGGTTTTATGACGAGATCCATAAAAAGCTTTGTCCTGATCTGGAAGGTTTTGGACGTAACCTGGATGCTCTTAATGATGTGCTTCGCGGTGGATTCGGTGTTCATGAATATGGAAAGCCTTTGGAATTGATTTGGAAGAATTCACAAAAGAGTAAGACGGAACTCGGCGATACCTATAGCGTGATTATGGATATCATTCGAAGCCATGATCACATTTCACTTTCACTTGAGTAA
- a CDS encoding DUF3800 domain-containing protein has translation MKKYKLFVDELGTSHPSNIALQPYYILMGCIIDDTYQDEIKIHADQIKFKYWGHTNVVLHSADMANDSNAFMIFSGNPTSKANFQKDLLMFMNQLKVGLTVCVVDKQAISVKGWNEKKIVEYTARSVMESFLAKVKANSPSNGKMIFEISKGFKDRIYLETFNYLISPNFSRSDTDYSFRDVQSLLTSINFVTKLSHDIETQISDILSYAAKCKVLKDTGKRTFTPGSYESEIVKILENKLIKTPPSISAAKKIYFDKIRSFEIVT, from the coding sequence GTGAAAAAATATAAATTATTTGTCGACGAACTTGGAACATCACACCCAAGCAACATAGCTCTTCAGCCCTACTACATTCTTATGGGTTGCATTATTGATGATACATACCAAGATGAAATTAAGATTCATGCTGATCAAATTAAATTCAAGTACTGGGGCCACACTAATGTAGTGCTGCATTCAGCGGATATGGCTAATGACTCAAACGCTTTTATGATTTTCTCCGGTAACCCTACTTCGAAGGCCAACTTTCAAAAAGATTTGCTAATGTTCATGAATCAATTGAAGGTTGGCCTTACGGTATGTGTTGTAGATAAACAGGCCATAAGTGTAAAAGGTTGGAATGAAAAGAAGATTGTTGAATATACGGCCCGAAGCGTTATGGAGTCATTTTTAGCTAAAGTGAAGGCGAATTCTCCAAGTAACGGAAAAATGATATTTGAAATATCTAAAGGTTTCAAAGACCGAATTTACCTTGAGACCTTTAACTACTTAATTTCACCAAACTTCTCTCGCTCCGACACGGATTACAGCTTTAGGGATGTTCAGTCATTATTGACATCAATAAATTTCGTAACTAAACTTAGTCATGATATCGAAACTCAGATTTCTGATATTCTCTCTTACGCTGCAAAATGTAAGGTACTAAAAGATACCGGAAAGAGAACTTTTACGCCTGGAAGCTACGAAAGTGAAATAGTAAAGATACTAGAAAATAAACTAATAAAAACACCGCCCTCTATTAGTGCGGCAAAGAAGATTTATTTTGATAAAATTAGATCTTTCGAAATAGTCACTTAA